From a region of the Archangium lipolyticum genome:
- a CDS encoding HAD family hydrolase — MRMPLEAIIFDHDGVLADLNYRKAAAFFSQLLPLSLGGIVQEWNRWVQESQKHLRPGALRWDDFWDDLSVRLKLSPEVLRELKSFRYLDLFQAFPDARPALLEARHRGLRVAVLSNTPLVDLQEPLTHMGLDDLVDVICNPQATGATKPAPEAYQRVLEMLGLEASRCLFLDDEKANVSGAELLGMRAWHVERQRPAHDLERNVVRDLSALPDILARNG, encoded by the coding sequence ATGCGAATGCCCCTCGAAGCCATCATCTTCGATCACGACGGCGTCCTGGCCGACCTGAACTATCGGAAGGCGGCGGCATTCTTCAGCCAGCTGCTGCCCCTGTCGCTCGGAGGCATCGTCCAGGAGTGGAACCGGTGGGTGCAGGAGAGTCAGAAACACCTGCGGCCGGGGGCCCTGCGCTGGGATGATTTCTGGGACGACCTGAGCGTTCGCTTGAAGCTCTCGCCCGAGGTGCTGCGGGAGCTCAAGTCTTTCCGCTACCTCGACCTCTTCCAAGCCTTCCCGGATGCACGGCCCGCCCTGCTGGAGGCACGGCACCGGGGCCTGCGCGTCGCCGTGCTGTCCAACACGCCGCTCGTCGACCTGCAGGAACCCCTGACGCACATGGGGCTGGACGACCTGGTGGACGTCATCTGCAACCCACAGGCGACAGGCGCGACCAAGCCGGCTCCGGAGGCCTACCAGCGCGTCCTGGAGATGCTCGGGTTGGAGGCGTCGCGCTGCCTGTTCCTCGATGACGAGAAGGCCAACGTCTCGGGCGCGGAGCTCCTCGGCATGAGGGCCTGGCATGTGGAGCGCCAGCGCCCGGCGCACGACCTGGAGCGCAACGTCGTCCGCGACCTGTCCGCGCTGCCCGACATCCTGGCGCGGAACGGCTGA